TCTGGCGCATCTCCTCGTAGGCGCACAGTTCTCGGTGCGCACGGTAGCGATGCGCCATCTCCAGGACGTCCAGGACCCTGGACAATACTCGTATCAGGAGTGCGCCCACGAATAGGGTGACCGCTACGGCCACCAGGACTAGTCCCAGCAGATCCGATGCGATCCGCATGTGCTCCAGGACGGAGGTGCGCCCCTCCTCTTGCTCCAGGGTGTAGTGCAGGGTGAGCATCACCCCTCCGGCCACCAGAAGCATCCCTCCCACGGTCGATCCCACCACGCAGATCTCTGCGGGCGGGAACCGCTTGCGCCACCGCCACCGCTCCTCCTCTTCCAGGCAACAGGTGAGGGCGTCGTCTGCCGGGAAGGCGGTGCTGCGCTCGCTCACGCAGTCCATTTTGTGGTGGACAGGTACCACCTCCTCAcctgaaagaagaaagaaattcaaccTATTTGTTAACCTTTGAGCTATGGGAGAGGGATGAGGGaggttaaatatgctcgtggtcacacaaagtcctccaagtgaaacgctACCTTTGGGGGTGCTGgacagggattgctcggtttttggtctggttcaaaaaatcagagctgtcttcagggtcccaaaCAAATGGTTAAGCCACGAATAGTGGCTTAACCATTTGGTTACGGGGAGACTCCGGAGGGAAAAGGTTTGGGAGAGGGGGAAAAAAGGCTTTTCGGTCAGTTGGAGTAAATTTGAAATGTGATGTATATGGAAAACGAACTCTGTTACCACTTTTGTATTCATTTACAAGATTAAACTATTTGTCAGGGAAGACTTGGTATAGTTCTTCCCAGGGTTGCCGAGAACCAAGGCGGGCCTCTTGTCAGTTTGACCGCCgggtctcccccctcccccgcccctgttaaaaataaatcatgaaattttaaggTAAAAGTTACTGGTGTCGCCAGTAACTTTAACCGTAAAATCctgttttactgtaaaattttacggtagaagaAACGAGAGTTAAAAGACGCCAAATTCGCGTTGAAGGGTCTAACTCGGGACCTTCGTATGGGCATTAGGCAGGCGGCTGTGATAACCACCATACAAGTTGGGACACACCGAGTGAAGGAAAATACGGTTTTATGTCCTTCGCGCTGTctgt
This window of the Uloborus diversus isolate 005 chromosome 4, Udiv.v.3.1, whole genome shotgun sequence genome carries:
- the LOC129219848 gene encoding uncharacterized protein LOC129219848 → MADSGVVVQSLREEVVPVHHKMDCVSERSTAFPADDALTCCLEEEERWRWRKRFPPAEICVVGSTVGGMLLVAGGVMLTLHYTLEQEEGRTSVLEHMRIASDLLGLVLVAVAVTLFVGALLIRVLSRVLDVLEMAHRYRAHRELCAYEEMRQSFRSQQGLSRIDNSGRSTAVDATMGRYATPERKEKLVINTIA